In Nocardia sputorum, a single genomic region encodes these proteins:
- a CDS encoding pirin family protein, translating to MSDLDPRPAETLCEPAPGPGPVAERYPAREVPLGGVRGVFVERVLPQRDLPTVGAWCFLDHFGSPTVTKTGAPPDIDPHPHIGLQTVTWPFEGRIRHRDSVGSDVEIEPGQLNLMTSGRGIAHSEYAVAGAPAGHGLQLWIALPGDRTGIAPHFEQHRELPVVETPGLRAIVLIGALAGKTSPAIAYTPIVGADVRLAAGADVTLPLDPRFEHAVLVIEGEVTVAGEELAPGPLLYLGTERDELRFGSEGGAHFALIGGEPFGEELVMWWNFVGRSHEDITAARADWENHDVTRFADIAGHPPRQRIPAPPLPGLHLKPRKRRIGPARD from the coding sequence GTGAGTGATCTCGACCCCCGCCCGGCCGAGACGCTGTGTGAACCCGCGCCGGGCCCCGGCCCGGTCGCGGAGCGGTATCCGGCCCGTGAGGTGCCGCTCGGCGGGGTGCGCGGCGTCTTCGTCGAACGCGTGCTGCCGCAGCGGGACCTGCCCACCGTCGGCGCGTGGTGCTTCCTCGACCACTTCGGCTCGCCGACGGTCACCAAGACCGGTGCGCCGCCGGACATCGATCCGCATCCGCACATCGGCCTGCAAACGGTGACCTGGCCGTTCGAGGGCCGCATCCGGCATCGCGACTCGGTGGGCTCGGACGTGGAGATCGAACCCGGTCAGCTGAACCTGATGACCTCCGGACGCGGCATCGCCCACTCCGAGTACGCCGTCGCGGGCGCGCCCGCCGGGCACGGCCTGCAGCTGTGGATCGCCCTGCCGGGCGACCGCACCGGCATCGCCCCGCATTTCGAGCAGCATCGCGAGCTGCCGGTCGTGGAAACGCCCGGCCTCCGGGCGATCGTGCTGATCGGCGCACTGGCCGGGAAGACCTCGCCCGCGATCGCCTACACCCCCATCGTCGGCGCCGATGTGCGGCTGGCGGCCGGCGCCGACGTCACCCTTCCGCTCGACCCTCGTTTCGAGCACGCGGTGCTGGTGATCGAGGGCGAGGTGACCGTCGCGGGCGAGGAGCTCGCCCCCGGCCCCCTGCTGTACCTGGGCACCGAGCGCGACGAACTGCGGTTCGGCAGCGAAGGCGGCGCGCACTTCGCGCTGATCGGCGGCGAACCGTTCGGCGAGGAGCTGGTGATGTGGTGGAACTTTGTCGGCCGCAGCCACGAGGACATCACCGCCGCTCGGGCGGATTGGGAGAACCACGACGTCACCCGATTCGCCGACATCGCCGGCCATCCCCCGCGGCAGCGCATTCCGGCGCCGCCACTGCCCGGACTGCACCTGAAGCCACGCAAGCGCCGGATCGGCCCCGCCCGGGACTGA
- a CDS encoding MAB_1171c family putative transporter — MTSSAPPVIAWLIIGGSALVALLRLAWLHGRSRPSERQVTYALICAVIAALLREGTVQTALADAGLLGIGFTRQLGTTFIVATFAPLIVLAQSWSERWSEQASAGYRRMRRTVWVAAGVSMTLMLLLGAHARALGQYIDRTEGWQTVAYFAFFSGWCGVTGLLVFAASVRELRAGQLRPSHRFTYLLILVVGAWTLEEAVSIFASSVCAASGTGTAFVDFRFRANENNFVYMVGLGSLAAGARVGTEIARRLGIDSASRTIRQLTPMWRDLVTTCAEIPRPAHSDPDPDPRRRLHRMVVEIRDALLVLGRFAEPLPADVPADVAEAVQIARASHRKALGAQPGSYLRLQASGPGRDIVDETRTLRRVARHWGRAQTYLCAQLDGAR, encoded by the coding sequence GTGACCTCCTCGGCCCCACCGGTCATCGCGTGGCTGATCATCGGAGGCAGCGCGCTGGTGGCCCTGCTGCGCCTGGCGTGGCTGCACGGCCGGTCCCGGCCCAGCGAACGCCAGGTGACCTATGCCCTGATCTGCGCGGTGATCGCGGCGCTGCTGCGCGAAGGGACCGTGCAGACCGCCCTGGCCGACGCCGGCCTGCTCGGCATCGGCTTCACCAGGCAACTCGGCACCACGTTCATCGTCGCGACCTTCGCGCCCCTGATCGTGCTGGCGCAATCGTGGTCGGAACGATGGTCGGAGCAGGCTTCGGCCGGGTACCGGCGGATGCGGCGGACCGTGTGGGTCGCGGCGGGCGTATCGATGACGCTGATGCTGCTGCTCGGCGCGCACGCTCGCGCCCTGGGCCAGTACATCGACCGGACCGAGGGCTGGCAAACGGTCGCCTACTTCGCGTTCTTCTCCGGGTGGTGCGGGGTGACCGGGCTTCTGGTGTTCGCGGCCAGCGTCCGAGAGCTGCGCGCGGGTCAGCTGCGGCCCTCGCACAGGTTCACCTATCTGCTGATCTTGGTCGTCGGCGCCTGGACGCTGGAGGAGGCCGTCTCCATCTTCGCCAGCTCGGTCTGCGCGGCGAGCGGGACCGGCACGGCGTTCGTCGATTTCCGGTTCCGGGCCAACGAGAACAACTTCGTCTACATGGTGGGCCTCGGCTCGCTGGCGGCGGGCGCCCGCGTGGGCACCGAGATCGCGCGGCGGCTGGGCATCGATTCGGCTTCGCGCACCATACGACAGCTGACCCCGATGTGGCGGGACCTGGTGACGACGTGCGCCGAGATCCCGCGCCCCGCGCACTCCGACCCCGACCCGGACCCGCGACGTCGCCTGCACCGGATGGTCGTCGAGATCCGGGACGCGCTGCTCGTGCTCGGGCGCTTCGCCGAACCACTACCGGCCGACGTGCCCGCTGACGTCGCCGAGGCGGTGCAGATCGCGCGCGCCTCGCATCGCAAAGCCCTTGGCGCTCAGCCGGGTTCCTATCTTCGGCTGCAGGCGTCGGGGCCCGGTCGAGACATCGTCGATGAAACCCGTACGTTGCGCCGTGTCGCGCGGCATTGGGGACGGGCGCAGACCTACCTGTGCGCACAACTGGACGGAGCAAGATGA